Proteins from a single region of Argiope bruennichi chromosome 6, qqArgBrue1.1, whole genome shotgun sequence:
- the LOC129972699 gene encoding trichohyalin-like gives MSSEKDPFLQAKEAEARIIKLQAEIQHVKQRIQLADSEERAETEEFNKKIKESESKIKNLTSQLLKLQISRNKGLQGDEKIIAKAFRKHSREIGVLAGKSPKEAKEILDNKVLDLIKKSNALTHELNMKERDLANLKKQSKDVAWKTYSEFEVELEESDILRRVRELENDYQKVEKNLMECQIIQVKYKAIEEQLRRELMAYPRLLEELEEQHREQQLDVERLMASEARAHERREVARKELSKAEADALRARQEKEKIIAEYSKALKPKQLTMQKQSTELRDSEAAEQWRQLRTEQEAELKKYHEAFEKIKEAIGISDINEAESRFLSQQTTREELAQLSSQAEAKLESLRKEAQQLRSENEGLRGAELASPQIVLEKELEQAKLDNEEQLKRKSAAEYELERIKTLHADIKSGLWQQLQLMEKYLQEDEDSDLTTAPDEEATVIVTKIETLLGKIFEKLKDQDLEALKEELKEEEFLQKMEPTKLVPSAGARKLKPAEEEESSDDEDLEKKRTALKKEAQVYAEMKKKQQGRGRMMML, from the exons ATGTCTTCAGAGAAGGACCCTTTTTTACAAGCAAAAGAAGCGGAAGCGAGAATCATCAAACTTCAGGCGGAAATTCAACATGTAAAACAAAGAATACAACTAGCAG ATTCGGAGGAGAGGGCGGAAACCGAAGAATTTAACAAGAAGATCAAAGAAAGCGAATCAAAAATCAAGAACCTCACGAGTCAACTTCTAAAATTGCAGATAAGCAGAAACAAAGGCTTACAG ggtGATGAAAAGATTATTGCTAAGGCCTTTCGGAAACACTCACGAGAAATTGGAGTTTTAGCTGGGAAATCTCCTAAA GAAGCAAAAGAAATTCTGGACAATAAAGTACTGGATCTAATTAAAAAGAGCAACGCTTTAACACACGAACTGAACATGAAAGAACGAGATTTGgctaatttaaaaaagcaatcaaaAGACGTTGCTTGGAAAACATACAGTGAATTCGAAGTCGAACTGGAGGAATCAGATATTCTCAGG AGGGTGCGAGAATTAGAAAATGATTATCAAAAAGTTGAGAAAAATTTGATGGAATGCCAAATTATTCAAGTAAAGTATAAAGCTATTGAGGAGCAGTTGAGAAgg GAGTTGATGGCCTATCCTCGTTTGCTGGAGGAGCTTGAAGAACAACACCGCGAGCAACAGCTTGACGTGGAACGGCTCATGGCGAGCGAGGCCAGAGCTCACGAGAGGAGGGAGGTGGCGCGCAAAGAACTCTCCAAGGCCGAAGCCGATGCTCTCAGGGCCCGACAAGAGAAGGAAAAGATCATAGCGGAGTACAGCAAAGCCCTCAAGCCTAAACAACTTACCATGCAG AAACAATCAACAGAACTGCGTGACTCAGAGGCGGCGGAGCAATGGAGGCAACTCCGCACAGAGCAAGAAGCGGAGCTCAAGAAGTACCACGAAGCCTTCGAAAAGATTAAGGAAGCCATCGGCATATCGGATATCAAT GAAGCCGAGTCAAGATTTCTATCTCAGCAAACGACACGAGAGGAATTGGCGCAGCTGTCGTCTCAAGCCGAAGCCAAACTTGAGAGCCTAAGGAAGGAAGCGCAACAGTTGCGCTCTGAGAATGAGGGCTTACGAGGTGCAGAATTGGCATCGCCTCAGAT agTACTTGAAAAAGAATTGGAACAAGCCAAACTGGACAATGAAGAACAATTAAAACGAAAATCAGCAGCAGAATATGAGTTAGAAAGAATAAAGACACTTCATGCCGATATTAAATCCGGATTGTGGCAACAGCTTCAACTCATGGAAAAATATCTCCAAGAG GATGAAGACAGTGATCTGACCACAGCTCCGGACGAAGAAGCCACTGTCattgttacaaaaattgaaactcttttgggaaaaatatttgaaaaactaaagGATCAAGATTTAGAAGCCCtgaaagaagaattaaaagaagaagag TTCTTGCAGAAAATGGAACCTACAAAACTAGTGCCATCTGCTGGAGCACGTAAACTGAAACCTGCAg aagaAGAAGAATCCAGCGATGATGAAGACTTAGAGAAGAAGCGAACAGCACTGAAGAAGGAGGCGCAGGTCTACGCCGAAATGAAGAAAAAGCAACAAGGAAGGGGAAGAATGATGATGTTGTAA